A genome region from Fodinibius salicampi includes the following:
- a CDS encoding hotdog fold thioesterase, translating into MSENNMGDALGITFQSFKDDEIIASMPVNENTIQPFGLLHGGASVALSETLASVGGWLNIKEKGKTAVGVEINANHLRSVKKGNTVKGIAVPIHIGKQTHVWETKIFNKSEKLICVSRCTLAVVNI; encoded by the coding sequence ATGTCCGAAAATAATATGGGAGATGCTCTCGGCATTACCTTTCAATCCTTTAAAGACGACGAGATCATAGCCTCCATGCCCGTAAATGAAAATACGATACAACCCTTTGGATTACTTCACGGAGGAGCTTCTGTTGCCCTCTCTGAAACCCTGGCCTCTGTAGGAGGATGGCTAAACATAAAGGAAAAAGGGAAAACAGCTGTTGGGGTTGAGATAAATGCCAACCATCTGCGGTCAGTCAAAAAAGGAAATACGGTTAAAGGTATTGCTGTTCCAATCCATATTGGCAAGCAGACGCACGTTTGGGAAACTAAAATTTTTAATAAATCTGAGAAGTTAATTTGTGTCTCGCGCTGTACGTTAGCCGTTGTTAATATTTAA
- a CDS encoding class I SAM-dependent methyltransferase: MKSNNQRPKETKQDPEFTAKQLRRPSGDFAMEVGQKMNQVNKPLYDLTFEVLELQENDHILEIGFGNGKFFKDLFSIKNKIQVKAIDFSEEMVEAAREENQEALSSGILDIKLGSSEAIPFPDQSFDKVFCNMVIYFWDQPEKHLKEVRRVLKPDGTFYTGIRTRESMRVFPFIEYGFNHLFNEGVGRNSESKWIFI; the protein is encoded by the coding sequence ATGAAATCCAATAATCAACGACCAAAGGAAACAAAACAAGATCCTGAATTTACTGCAAAGCAATTACGCAGGCCTTCAGGAGATTTTGCCATGGAAGTGGGCCAGAAGATGAATCAGGTGAACAAACCACTCTATGATCTTACCTTCGAAGTATTAGAGTTGCAAGAGAATGACCACATATTGGAAATCGGTTTCGGTAACGGGAAGTTTTTTAAGGACCTTTTTTCAATTAAGAATAAAATCCAGGTAAAGGCGATAGACTTTTCCGAGGAAATGGTAGAAGCGGCAAGGGAAGAAAACCAAGAAGCTCTTTCATCTGGAATACTGGATATAAAGTTGGGAAGCAGTGAGGCTATTCCTTTTCCCGATCAATCATTTGATAAGGTATTCTGCAACATGGTAATCTACTTCTGGGATCAGCCGGAAAAACATTTAAAAGAAGTCAGACGGGTGCTGAAACCTGATGGTACATTTTATACAGGTATCAGAACCCGGGAGAGCATGCGTGTTTTTCCTTTTATCGAATATGGATTCAATCATTTATTCAATGAAGGAGTGGGAAGAAATTCTGAATCAAAATGGATTTTCATTTGA
- a CDS encoding acetyl-CoA C-acyltransferase, which produces MKDAVIVAAARTPTGKANKGSLRFTPPDTLGGEVIKSLLERAPNLQPDMVDDVILGCAFPEAAQGLNIARQCAALGGLPSSVPAATMNRFCSSGLQTIAQAAERIMVGGAEVIIAGGVESMSLVPMGGYVSRLNPELVENYPEIYINMGLTAENVAEKYDVSREDQDAFAYRSHQRALKAWDEGYFDNQIVPIEVKEKKVTARGEVEEQEFLFDTDEGPRSDTSEEILAKLNPAFKQGGTVTAGNASQMNDAAAAVIVMSREKADELGLQPIAKYHGFSVAGVPPEIMGIGPVEAVPKVLKQTGFDLKDINLIELNEAFAAQSLAVIRELDLDEDIVNINGGAIAMGHPLGCTGAKLTTQILHDLQRLDKQFGMVTMCVGGGMGAAGIFENLN; this is translated from the coding sequence ATGAAAGATGCCGTAATTGTAGCTGCTGCACGAACGCCAACCGGAAAAGCTAATAAAGGATCACTACGCTTTACACCGCCTGATACGCTGGGTGGAGAAGTGATCAAATCATTGCTTGAGCGGGCACCGAATCTGCAGCCCGATATGGTGGATGATGTTATTTTAGGATGTGCTTTCCCCGAGGCGGCACAGGGTCTCAATATCGCACGCCAGTGTGCGGCACTTGGGGGGCTTCCATCTTCAGTTCCTGCCGCTACGATGAATCGGTTTTGCTCTTCCGGATTGCAAACTATTGCCCAAGCCGCAGAACGCATTATGGTAGGAGGGGCAGAAGTGATTATTGCTGGGGGAGTGGAATCAATGTCGTTGGTGCCCATGGGAGGCTACGTTTCGCGATTAAACCCTGAGTTGGTGGAGAACTATCCTGAAATTTATATCAACATGGGCTTGACAGCTGAAAATGTGGCCGAAAAATATGATGTGAGCCGTGAAGACCAAGATGCCTTTGCGTATCGCAGTCACCAGCGGGCTTTAAAGGCATGGGACGAAGGGTATTTTGATAACCAGATAGTACCTATAGAGGTCAAGGAAAAAAAGGTAACAGCCCGTGGTGAAGTCGAGGAGCAAGAATTTTTATTTGATACCGATGAAGGTCCACGGAGTGATACTTCAGAAGAGATTTTGGCAAAGCTCAATCCTGCTTTTAAACAAGGGGGGACCGTTACCGCGGGAAACGCATCCCAGATGAATGATGCTGCAGCGGCCGTAATTGTGATGAGCCGTGAAAAAGCCGATGAGCTGGGACTTCAGCCCATTGCTAAATATCACGGTTTTTCAGTAGCAGGGGTTCCTCCTGAAATTATGGGGATTGGTCCTGTAGAAGCGGTACCCAAAGTACTAAAACAGACCGGATTTGACTTGAAAGATATCAATCTGATTGAGCTCAATGAGGCATTTGCTGCTCAATCACTGGCCGTTATCCGTGAGCTGGATCTGGATGAAGATATAGTCAATATCAATGGTGGAGCCATTGCTATGGGACATCCACTCGGATGCACCGGCGCGAAACTAACTACCCAAATTCTGCACGATTTGCAGCGCCTTGACAAACAGTTTGGAATGGTTACAATGTGTGTAGGTGGCGGTATGGGGGCTGCCGGTATTTTTGAAAACCTGAACTAG
- a CDS encoding S8 family peptidase: MIKRLFIIVTLFATIYGCSSSQMATKNDSSQDKTTPQEKVDQPVDFSTMLKPPEGWHHWDEEQTQFRGISSELAYTKILSDNSPEEKVVVAVIDGGVDTNHEDLDDVMWINEDEIPDNGKDDDGNGYVDDVHGWNFIGGSDGKNVNHDTFELTRIYRSLHQEFKNADTTSFSKKKQEQYSYYKQIKSDYEEEVNRLHQQYNNIESLNQSMQEAKNILDEHYADSSYSYEDIQELDPTSQELNFAKNVMSYILENEIDSTLIADQKKQIYEFAKYGYNPDFNPRDIVGDNYEDKSERIYGNNDVAGPDPSHGTHVAGIIAAERDNGIGVNGVATNTYIMAIRAVPNGDERDKDVANAIRYAVDNGADIINMSFGKSYSPHKEVVDKAVAHANKNNVLMVHGAGNSAQNTDTTANYPTDKYGSAVSDSAATLWMSVGATSWKPNEEFIANFSNYGDETVDLFAPGVDIYSTMPDNKYEFQSGTSMASPVVAGTAALIMAYYPELTAKQVRQIILENSIQYPNQLVTVPSEGNPEESEQTIFPELSVSDGLVNVYKALRAAEEMSQ; the protein is encoded by the coding sequence ATGATCAAGCGACTCTTTATAATTGTAACGCTTTTTGCCACCATCTACGGTTGCTCATCAAGCCAGATGGCTACCAAAAATGATAGCTCCCAAGATAAAACCACGCCTCAAGAGAAAGTTGATCAGCCAGTAGACTTCTCCACCATGCTTAAGCCGCCTGAAGGCTGGCATCATTGGGATGAAGAACAAACTCAATTTCGAGGAATTAGCAGCGAGCTAGCTTATACGAAAATACTCAGCGATAATTCTCCAGAGGAAAAAGTTGTGGTAGCAGTTATCGACGGCGGAGTTGATACTAATCATGAGGATCTGGATGATGTCATGTGGATCAATGAGGATGAGATTCCAGACAATGGAAAGGATGACGATGGCAACGGTTATGTGGATGATGTGCACGGGTGGAATTTTATTGGAGGATCGGATGGCAAAAATGTAAATCACGATACCTTTGAGCTTACCCGAATCTACCGTTCTCTGCACCAAGAATTTAAAAATGCGGATACGACTTCCTTTAGCAAAAAGAAACAGGAACAGTATTCATATTATAAGCAAATTAAATCCGATTACGAGGAAGAAGTCAATAGGTTACATCAACAGTACAATAATATTGAGTCTCTAAATCAAAGCATGCAGGAGGCAAAAAATATTTTGGACGAACATTACGCCGATTCTTCTTATTCCTATGAAGACATTCAAGAGCTGGACCCCACCAGTCAGGAATTGAATTTTGCTAAAAACGTTATGAGTTATATCCTCGAAAATGAAATTGATTCTACCCTTATTGCAGACCAAAAAAAGCAGATTTATGAATTTGCAAAGTATGGCTACAACCCAGACTTCAACCCGCGGGATATAGTTGGGGATAATTATGAGGACAAATCAGAACGCATTTATGGAAATAATGATGTCGCCGGCCCCGATCCCAGTCATGGCACCCATGTCGCCGGAATTATAGCTGCGGAACGTGATAATGGAATTGGGGTAAATGGAGTTGCTACCAATACGTATATTATGGCAATCCGGGCCGTGCCCAATGGTGATGAACGCGACAAAGACGTGGCCAATGCTATCCGCTATGCCGTAGATAACGGGGCAGATATCATCAATATGAGTTTTGGAAAAAGCTACTCTCCCCATAAAGAAGTGGTTGATAAAGCTGTAGCTCATGCCAATAAAAACAATGTGCTAATGGTACACGGGGCGGGTAACAGTGCACAAAATACCGATACAACAGCAAACTACCCCACTGATAAATATGGTAGCGCTGTAAGTGATTCCGCTGCGACTCTTTGGATGAGTGTCGGCGCTACCTCCTGGAAGCCAAATGAAGAATTTATTGCTAATTTCAGTAATTATGGAGATGAAACCGTCGATCTTTTCGCTCCTGGCGTGGATATCTATTCAACCATGCCCGATAATAAATATGAATTTCAGTCAGGTACCAGCATGGCCTCTCCAGTTGTGGCAGGAACTGCCGCCTTAATCATGGCTTACTACCCGGAATTAACTGCTAAACAAGTTCGTCAAATTATTCTCGAAAACAGTATACAATATCCCAATCAGCTAGTAACTGTGCCAAGCGAAGGAAATCCTGAGGAATCCGAACAGACTATATTTCCAGAGCTTTCTGTTTCTGATGGTCTCGTAAACGTTTATAAAGCGCTACGGGCAGCAGAAGAAATGAGCCAATAA
- a CDS encoding 3-hydroxyacyl-CoA dehydrogenase/enoyl-CoA hydratase family protein: MSTSKYAIQKVAVLGSGTMGSQIAAHCVNAGLDVWLLDLKDEESDHPNQQVIDSIKKLKKMNPSPLGLPEYADRIKAGNFTDDLDVLGEVDWVCEAIIEKMDIKKQMMSDIEDVRKKGTIVSSNTSGLPIGKISEDCSDEFKQHFLGTHFFNPPRYMKLLEVIPTESTADEVTEYMSRFCEQDLGKGVVQCKDTPNFIANRIGIFSMANLMPYFFEGSFRAEEIDFLLGTLTGYSKAATFRTADMSGLDVIHHVASNLYPAIPDDECREVFDLPDIFEQMVEEGKHGNKAGEGFYKKVKTETGKEYKVINPETGEYESQIDPEFESASEAEKKFDSPEERLRFLVNQDDKIGQFLWDIHRDLLLYSANRIPEITDSVEAIDRAMKWGFNWQLGPFERWDAIGVPESVERMQDEGIEVPESVLNMIERGRHQFYDYEKGTVYNLAIGEAQELSPPAEGAIQVSALKANDKEVFGNESAGLYDMGEGIALFEFRTRKYTLGFELVQSLDKACNIVEDQFDALVISHDGDNFTYGANLMEAMQTWQKGDKKRVREAAKNFQDVAVGLRYRPFPVVIAPFGRSLGGGVEFVLHADKVIAHHELYAGLVEVGVGLLPAGGGTKEILYRTMQQLMEDEQTDPMPNIKEKFKTIGMAKVSDGAPKAKKMGYLRESDQVVMNRDLLIANAKAEALRMADAGYHPPVKPQIKVLGKQALSSLKMMLHIMHEANFITDYDKVVAEKVAYVMSGGDLSEPQEVPEDYILRLERKAFIELLEDERTQARIEHMLKKGKPLRN; the protein is encoded by the coding sequence ATGAGTACATCAAAGTATGCTATTCAAAAGGTCGCAGTATTGGGTTCCGGAACAATGGGAAGTCAGATTGCCGCTCACTGCGTAAATGCTGGACTTGATGTTTGGCTACTCGACCTGAAAGATGAGGAAAGCGATCATCCCAACCAACAGGTGATTGATAGCATCAAGAAGCTTAAAAAGATGAATCCTTCTCCTCTGGGATTACCGGAATATGCCGACCGCATTAAGGCAGGAAATTTTACGGATGATTTGGACGTATTGGGAGAAGTAGACTGGGTCTGTGAAGCCATTATTGAAAAAATGGATATCAAAAAGCAGATGATGAGTGATATCGAGGATGTCCGGAAGAAAGGAACCATTGTTAGTTCTAATACCTCAGGGTTGCCAATTGGAAAAATAAGCGAAGACTGCTCGGACGAATTTAAGCAGCATTTCCTTGGGACCCATTTTTTTAATCCGCCTCGTTATATGAAGCTTTTGGAAGTCATTCCCACAGAATCCACGGCCGATGAAGTTACGGAGTATATGTCCCGTTTTTGCGAGCAGGATTTGGGCAAAGGGGTTGTTCAATGCAAGGATACTCCCAATTTTATTGCCAACCGCATAGGTATCTTTTCCATGGCTAATCTTATGCCTTACTTCTTTGAGGGTAGTTTTCGTGCCGAAGAAATTGATTTTCTTTTGGGCACGCTCACTGGTTATTCAAAAGCCGCTACTTTTCGTACGGCCGATATGTCGGGTCTGGATGTGATTCATCACGTTGCATCAAATTTGTATCCTGCTATTCCGGACGATGAATGTCGCGAAGTATTCGATTTGCCTGATATTTTTGAGCAAATGGTGGAGGAAGGCAAGCATGGTAATAAAGCGGGGGAAGGTTTTTATAAAAAGGTTAAAACTGAGACAGGTAAAGAGTACAAAGTCATTAATCCCGAAACGGGCGAATATGAATCCCAAATAGATCCGGAGTTTGAGAGTGCATCTGAAGCTGAGAAGAAATTTGATTCACCAGAGGAGCGTCTTCGATTTTTAGTTAACCAAGATGATAAGATCGGGCAGTTCCTGTGGGATATTCACCGTGATTTATTGCTTTATTCTGCGAACCGAATTCCGGAAATAACGGATTCTGTTGAAGCCATAGACCGGGCCATGAAGTGGGGCTTTAACTGGCAATTAGGTCCCTTTGAACGGTGGGATGCTATCGGGGTGCCTGAAAGCGTAGAGCGAATGCAGGATGAGGGGATAGAGGTTCCGGAGTCAGTACTCAATATGATCGAAAGAGGGCGCCATCAGTTTTATGACTATGAGAAGGGAACCGTTTACAATTTGGCTATCGGTGAAGCGCAAGAGCTTAGTCCACCGGCTGAAGGAGCTATTCAGGTTTCCGCACTCAAAGCTAATGATAAAGAGGTCTTTGGAAACGAGAGTGCCGGGTTATACGATATGGGAGAGGGAATCGCTTTATTTGAATTTCGAACCCGCAAATACACGCTTGGTTTTGAGCTCGTACAATCGCTCGATAAAGCGTGTAATATTGTCGAAGATCAATTTGATGCCCTGGTTATTAGTCACGATGGTGATAACTTTACCTATGGAGCCAACCTGATGGAGGCAATGCAGACATGGCAGAAGGGAGATAAAAAACGCGTGCGTGAAGCAGCAAAGAATTTCCAAGATGTAGCTGTTGGATTGCGTTACCGTCCATTTCCAGTGGTAATAGCGCCATTCGGTCGTTCTCTGGGAGGAGGAGTAGAATTTGTTTTACATGCCGATAAAGTGATAGCTCACCATGAACTCTATGCCGGCTTGGTAGAAGTAGGGGTAGGATTACTTCCGGCCGGAGGGGGAACCAAGGAGATACTTTATCGGACAATGCAACAGCTGATGGAAGATGAGCAGACTGATCCCATGCCGAATATTAAAGAGAAATTTAAAACTATTGGTATGGCTAAGGTCTCTGACGGAGCCCCAAAAGCTAAAAAAATGGGATATCTTCGTGAATCGGATCAGGTGGTTATGAACCGTGATCTATTGATTGCCAATGCTAAGGCTGAGGCTCTCCGGATGGCTGATGCGGGCTATCATCCACCGGTTAAGCCTCAAATAAAAGTGCTCGGTAAACAGGCATTGAGTTCATTGAAAATGATGCTGCATATTATGCACGAGGCTAATTTCATTACTGACTATGATAAAGTAGTGGCAGAAAAGGTAGCTTATGTAATGAGCGGTGGAGATTTAAGCGAACCGCAGGAAGTGCCAGAAGATTATATTTTGCGACTCGAGCGCAAAGCTTTTATCGAACTGCTGGAGGATGAACGAACACAGGCCCGAATCGAGCACATGCTCAAGAAGGGAAAACCACTTAGAAACTAG
- a CDS encoding protein-L-isoaspartate(D-aspartate) O-methyltransferase, whose translation MKILNIHAFLLFLFFAFSFWAVKSSGLSQQDTRIPIPHDSLDSQIADTIEWNRPRFSERQKERHQLVEEGVKNQGVKDSSVLQAMRHVPRHLFVPERYQQYAYQNRPLPIGHDQTISQPFIVGYTTEMLELEAGKKVLEIGTGSGYQAAVMSEITPSIYTIEIVEPLAKQAINRFEKLGYHTIKTKIGNGYKGWPEHAPFDAIILTAAPEEVPQPLIDQLAKGGILVAPVGEAGETQILTKVTKSQEGEISYQRNIPVRFVPMTGEIESP comes from the coding sequence ATGAAAATACTAAACATACACGCTTTTTTACTTTTCCTTTTTTTCGCATTCAGTTTTTGGGCAGTGAAAAGCAGCGGTTTAAGTCAGCAAGATACGCGTATCCCCATCCCTCATGATTCTTTAGACTCACAAATTGCTGATACAATAGAGTGGAATCGTCCAAGATTCTCAGAACGCCAGAAGGAGCGCCATCAGCTGGTGGAAGAAGGAGTAAAAAATCAGGGCGTAAAAGATTCAAGCGTTTTGCAGGCGATGCGGCATGTCCCCCGACATCTGTTTGTACCTGAACGTTATCAGCAATATGCTTATCAAAATCGTCCACTTCCTATTGGACACGACCAAACCATATCACAACCATTTATTGTAGGATATACCACTGAAATGCTGGAGCTAGAAGCCGGTAAAAAGGTATTAGAGATAGGAACCGGCAGCGGTTACCAGGCAGCAGTGATGTCTGAAATAACGCCTTCTATCTACACCATAGAAATTGTAGAACCCTTGGCTAAACAAGCTATAAATCGCTTTGAGAAGTTGGGATATCATACCATTAAAACAAAGATTGGCAATGGATACAAGGGATGGCCCGAACATGCACCTTTTGATGCTATTATTTTGACCGCTGCTCCCGAAGAGGTTCCCCAACCACTCATCGATCAACTGGCAAAGGGAGGCATTCTGGTCGCTCCGGTGGGAGAAGCCGGTGAAACCCAAATACTGACAAAAGTCACTAAATCTCAAGAAGGTGAGATCAGTTACCAGCGGAATATTCCGGTTCGCTTCGTTCCAATGACAGGAGAAATTGAATCGCCATAG
- a CDS encoding AMP-dependent synthetase/ligase gives MEYDPTTIISEIDKGISKHDQDVYIATKRNGEWIETSKDEFTRKVRYFALGLYDLGIRKGDRISIHAENSTEWLIYDQAILSIGAANVPIYTTQPAEQIKYILENCEAKVHIVSNDELFAESRSLVKEIGSIKGVITLFGSEEEGIHTFDTIIEKGKIVEKENPDLFEELKEEVEPQDLATLIYTSGTTGDPKGVMLTHNNIASNLLASLERVPFDKNVKEGERMLSYLPLSHVFERLITYLYLHMGYPVYYIEEVDQIRDDFESIQPFFMATVPRLLEKIHTGIKVKGQEMSGLKKRLYYWAIDRAVNYDPENPPSGLEAIKHKIADKFVYSKIRDLFGGKLLGFISGGAALSPDIFQFFNAIGLYCGQGYGLTETSPVISVTDVDHMRVGSSGRPLSNVEVKIADDGEILTKGPNVMDGYFNNVEKTKEVMTDDGWFKTGDVGKLEDNYLFITDRKKSVFKLSTGKYIAPQIIENKLINNGYIDQAVVIGYKRKFCSALIVPNYENVEKRLKSKGKSVSDEPNNDENVRKLIQKEVDKVNNELSPWETVKKFVILNEPFTIESGELTPTMKTKRPVINERYEKEINSMYEEAEDEEE, from the coding sequence ATGGAATATGATCCCACAACAATTATTTCGGAAATAGATAAGGGCATTAGTAAGCATGATCAGGATGTTTATATAGCTACGAAACGCAATGGAGAGTGGATAGAAACCTCAAAAGATGAGTTTACAAGGAAGGTTCGCTATTTTGCATTGGGGCTGTATGATCTCGGAATACGAAAAGGAGATCGGATAAGTATACATGCTGAAAACAGCACTGAGTGGCTTATTTATGACCAGGCTATTTTATCAATCGGAGCAGCGAATGTTCCTATTTACACTACACAGCCCGCCGAGCAGATTAAGTATATCCTGGAAAACTGTGAGGCAAAAGTCCATATTGTATCCAATGATGAACTTTTTGCTGAAAGCAGATCTTTGGTAAAAGAGATAGGAAGTATTAAAGGAGTTATTACCCTGTTTGGTTCAGAAGAGGAGGGGATACATACTTTTGATACCATCATAGAAAAAGGGAAAATTGTTGAAAAAGAGAATCCCGACCTGTTTGAAGAGTTAAAAGAGGAAGTTGAACCTCAGGATCTTGCAACGCTGATATACACTTCCGGAACCACGGGAGATCCCAAGGGAGTAATGCTGACGCACAATAACATTGCTTCCAATTTACTAGCATCTTTGGAACGGGTCCCCTTCGATAAGAATGTGAAGGAAGGCGAACGGATGCTTTCCTATTTGCCTTTGTCGCACGTCTTCGAGCGGCTTATTACATACCTGTATTTACATATGGGATATCCCGTCTACTACATTGAGGAAGTAGATCAAATTCGGGACGACTTTGAGTCAATTCAACCGTTTTTTATGGCAACCGTACCCCGACTGCTGGAAAAAATACATACTGGTATAAAAGTGAAGGGGCAGGAAATGAGCGGCCTGAAAAAAAGGCTCTATTACTGGGCTATAGACAGGGCCGTGAATTATGATCCCGAGAATCCGCCAAGTGGATTAGAGGCCATTAAACATAAAATTGCGGACAAATTTGTGTATTCGAAGATCCGGGATCTTTTTGGCGGGAAATTGCTTGGATTTATTAGTGGAGGTGCAGCCCTTTCGCCCGATATCTTCCAGTTTTTTAATGCTATTGGACTGTATTGTGGTCAGGGATACGGACTTACAGAAACATCTCCGGTTATTTCAGTTACGGATGTGGATCATATGCGGGTGGGGAGCTCGGGAAGACCACTCTCCAATGTTGAGGTGAAAATAGCGGATGATGGGGAGATTCTTACAAAGGGACCCAACGTTATGGATGGGTACTTTAATAATGTGGAAAAGACCAAAGAAGTTATGACCGATGACGGATGGTTTAAAACAGGGGATGTGGGAAAACTAGAGGATAATTACCTGTTTATTACAGATCGAAAAAAATCGGTGTTTAAATTATCTACGGGTAAATATATAGCTCCTCAAATCATTGAAAATAAATTAATTAACAATGGCTATATAGATCAGGCAGTCGTGATCGGTTATAAGCGAAAGTTTTGTTCAGCTTTAATTGTACCTAATTATGAGAATGTAGAAAAGCGGCTGAAAAGTAAGGGTAAATCGGTATCGGATGAACCTAATAATGATGAGAATGTCAGAAAGCTCATCCAAAAAGAGGTCGATAAGGTGAATAATGAACTCTCACCTTGGGAAACCGTCAAGAAATTTGTAATCCTCAATGAGCCATTTACGATTGAGTCGGGTGAGTTGACTCCGACTATGAAGACGAAGCGCCCGGTCATTAATGAACGCTACGAGAAGGAGATCAATTCAATGTATGAAGAGGCGGAAGACGAAGAGGAGTAG
- the mddA gene encoding methanethiol S-methyltransferase: MGRILAFIYGIISYAAFLAAFCYAIAFVGDFYVPKTINSGEAGTLLPSLLINTALLGLFAIQHSGMARPGFKKWWTKIIPEPIERSTYVLLASGVLFLLYWLWQPLPATVWSLENEIGRWILWGLFSLGWGLVVYTTFLISHAHLFGLTQIRDFIKDRDLSEPDFQTLNLYRHMRHPMMLGFFLAFWSTPEMTIGHLLFSIATTAYILIALQLEENDLVKAFGERYRKYRQRVPKFIPRPGHKASIDVEEKSNESSQSLSETLISEE, translated from the coding sequence ATGGGTCGAATATTAGCTTTTATCTATGGTATAATCAGCTATGCAGCATTTTTAGCAGCGTTTTGTTACGCAATCGCATTTGTGGGAGATTTTTATGTGCCAAAGACCATCAATTCGGGTGAGGCCGGTACTTTACTGCCTTCACTTCTAATTAACACTGCACTGTTGGGGTTATTTGCCATTCAGCACAGTGGCATGGCTCGACCGGGTTTTAAAAAATGGTGGACAAAAATCATCCCCGAACCAATCGAGCGAAGTACTTATGTGTTGTTGGCAAGTGGCGTATTATTCTTATTGTATTGGCTGTGGCAACCGCTTCCGGCAACTGTCTGGAGCTTAGAAAACGAAATTGGCCGATGGATACTCTGGGGACTGTTTAGTCTCGGTTGGGGATTGGTTGTATATACCACGTTTTTGATTAGTCATGCACACCTTTTCGGTCTGACACAGATCCGAGATTTTATAAAAGACCGTGATCTGTCGGAACCGGATTTTCAAACGCTGAATCTCTATCGTCATATGCGTCATCCAATGATGCTTGGGTTCTTTTTGGCCTTTTGGTCTACTCCGGAAATGACGATTGGACATCTACTTTTTTCTATTGCTACTACCGCTTATATACTTATTGCTCTTCAGTTAGAAGAAAATGATTTGGTTAAGGCCTTCGGAGAGCGATATCGGAAATACCGCCAAAGGGTACCCAAGTTTATTCCAAGACCGGGACACAAAGCATCAATCGATGTAGAAGAAAAAAGCAATGAATCATCCCAGTCTCTATCTGAAACTTTAATCTCAGAGGAATAG
- the thpR gene encoding RNA 2',3'-cyclic phosphodiesterase, which translates to MSKDGLYFIAILPPDNITNRVQEVKKEFMNKFDSKEAYHKPPHFTLQIPFKVPEKIEEIIVPHLTYFAEDQESFTVHLSGFNHFRDDVIFIDVKDPSSMKALHGNLMEYLQNELGFTKTNKSFTPHMTLAYRDLTPDNFERAWEEFQDRSFDFSFEVNSIFLMKHDFQQWQPFYEFKFEKS; encoded by the coding sequence ATGTCAAAAGACGGTTTATACTTCATTGCTATCTTACCGCCCGATAACATCACCAATCGTGTACAGGAAGTGAAGAAAGAGTTTATGAATAAGTTTGACAGTAAAGAAGCCTACCATAAACCACCTCATTTTACTCTACAGATTCCGTTTAAAGTGCCGGAAAAAATTGAAGAAATTATTGTTCCGCATCTCACCTATTTTGCTGAAGATCAGGAATCTTTTACCGTTCATCTATCCGGATTCAATCATTTTCGTGATGATGTGATTTTTATAGATGTGAAAGATCCATCATCGATGAAAGCACTGCACGGTAACCTTATGGAATACTTGCAAAATGAGTTAGGTTTTACCAAAACTAATAAAAGTTTTACCCCACATATGACGCTAGCTTACCGTGATTTGACTCCTGATAATTTTGAACGTGCCTGGGAGGAGTTTCAAGATCGTTCTTTCGATTTTTCGTTTGAAGTAAATAGTATCTTTTTGATGAAGCATGATTTTCAACAATGGCAACCGTTTTATGAATTTAAATTCGAAAAGTCATAG
- a CDS encoding DUF488 family protein gives MNTAYTIGHSTRKIEEFISLLTGNHIQLLIDVRRFPGSRRHPHFNKGNLEQSLQEGNINYRHMEILGGRRGKPEKNSNNDGWKSEGFQAYSDYINTSEVQEVINELSKLSQNTRYALMCAEALYWQCHRQLIADALVAREIPVNHILGPGQLEKHSLRDMAQIMEDKRVVYPSRQQGLFKD, from the coding sequence ATGAATACTGCTTACACTATCGGTCATTCTACCCGCAAAATCGAAGAGTTTATAAGCCTGTTAACGGGAAATCATATCCAACTGCTGATTGACGTCCGCCGTTTTCCCGGTTCTCGCAGGCATCCCCACTTTAACAAGGGCAACCTGGAACAATCACTCCAAGAGGGGAACATCAACTACCGGCATATGGAGATATTAGGCGGACGACGTGGAAAGCCTGAGAAAAACAGTAACAATGACGGCTGGAAAAGCGAAGGATTCCAAGCCTATTCGGATTATATTAACACCTCTGAAGTTCAGGAAGTCATTAACGAACTTAGCAAACTTTCCCAAAATACAAGATACGCACTTATGTGTGCCGAGGCACTTTACTGGCAGTGTCATCGACAGCTCATCGCGGATGCTCTTGTGGCAAGAGAGATTCCTGTCAACCACATTTTAGGGCCCGGTCAACTTGAAAAACACTCCTTGAGGGATATGGCACAAATCATGGAAGATAAACGGGTTGTTTATCCGTCCAGACAACAAGGATTGTTCAAAGATTAA